The genomic window TCGTCGACCTGCTGACGGCACTCAACACCGGCCACGACGGCGGCGCGGGAACAGTCCACGCGAACTCGCCGCAGGAAGTACCCGCTCGGCTGGAAGCCCTTGCCGCCCTTGGTGGCATGGACCGCGCCGCACTGCACAGCCAACTGGCCGCGGCTGTGCAAGTCGTCCTGCATGTTCATCGTCGTGCGGACGGCTCCCGTGGACTCCGCGAAATCGGCCTTGTTCACCGAAACGACAACGGTCGCGTCCACATCGCCCCCGCCTGGCACGCGTCCGCCCCGGCACCTGCCGCCGCCGACCTGGCCCGCCTACTCAGCGAAAGGCTCGACCGATGAGCATCACCGGTGCGGCGCTGCGCTGGGACTCGCAGGCTGTACAGCGATCCGGGCCAATGCTTGCCGGGTGGGGGCAGCTGCCGAGAAGCCGGTGCGGTGGGCATTTCGCGCCGCCAGCCGACCGAGGCAGCCGATGACCGCGGCATTGATGTGTCTCGCACTTGCGCTGCTCGCGGCACCGGCCGCTTCGTCACGTCGTCGATTCTCCGACCTGTTCGCAGAACCGGCCACTGTTCGAAAAATGCGTAAGGACAACTTGATTCGACTCGCGGGTGTAGTCGGCGTGCTAGCGGCGCTGATGTTCGGGCCGGGTCCGTTCCTTGCTGCGGCGATGGTGGTGGGGACGGTGTGGTTCCGGATGCGCCGGGCCGGTCGGGATCGTCGCAGACACGTCGAATGCGCCTACCTGCTGGATGCCTTGGAAGCGGTGATCGGGGAGTTGCGGGTCGGTGCGCATCCGAGTGCGGCCGCCGAGGTCGCGGCGGGCGAGGCGCGGGGTGAATCCGCCTTGGCGTTCGCGGTCAGTGCCGGTCGCAGCAGGCTGGGTGGTTCCGCGGCGGCCGGGTTGCGGCAGCCGGATTCCATTGTCGCCGGGGAACTCGCGCGGATCGCCGATGCGTGGCAGGTCGCCGAGCAGCACGGACTCGCGCTCGCCGAACTCCTGTCCGCAGCACGCACGGACCTGGTGGGCCGCATCCGGTTCCACGGCCGCACCACCGCCGCCCTCGCCGGTGCCCGGGCCACCGCCGCCGTCCTGGCTTGCCTGCCCCTCCTCGGCATCGGCCTCGGCCACATGATGGGCGCCGCCCCGCTGCACGTCCTCTTCGCCTCCTCGGCGGGCACGGTGCTGCTGCCACTCGGCGCCGCCCTGGCCTGCGCGGGCCTGCTATGGACCGATGCCATCACGCGAAAGGTGCTCGTATGAAACAAACTCGCTGCCTCATATGCGGCCGATCCTCTGCGCGCCAAGCGGTTTCGGCTCCGGTGCTGTTACCTCCAGGGTCCGTACGCAGGTCTGAGTGGGTGTCGAAGTCGGTGCCGGAGTTGGAGTTGGACCGTGTCGGCCACACCTGGTCGGATGCGGGATTCGCGGTTGGCTCGCTTGTTCGACACTGCTGTGGACCGCGGCCAGTGGATGCGGTGTGTGCAGGGGATGTCGGTTCGGGAGGTGCGGACTGCAC from Nocardia iowensis includes these protein-coding regions:
- a CDS encoding type II secretion system F family protein — translated: MTAALMCLALALLAAPAASSRRRFSDLFAEPATVRKMRKDNLIRLAGVVGVLAALMFGPGPFLAAAMVVGTVWFRMRRAGRDRRRHVECAYLLDALEAVIGELRVGAHPSAAAEVAAGEARGESALAFAVSAGRSRLGGSAAAGLRQPDSIVAGELARIADAWQVAEQHGLALAELLSAARTDLVGRIRFHGRTTAALAGARATAAVLACLPLLGIGLGHMMGAAPLHVLFASSAGTVLLPLGAALACAGLLWTDAITRKVLV